A DNA window from Methylobacterium sp. NMS14P contains the following coding sequences:
- a CDS encoding NUDIX hydrolase codes for MSAGAPDPDSRLFPARPFVGASIAVIRGDRVLLAARANEPMRGVWTLPGGLVEAGESLAEAALRELSEEVGLLAEVVGVLSPTEIIVRDEAGRARHHYVVHPHAALWRGGEPVAGPEALGTRWATLAEVATLPTTPGLVDTLREAFARVAARGADGSADGGPDRAGMQGEGATA; via the coding sequence GTGAGCGCGGGCGCACCGGATCCCGACAGCCGCCTGTTCCCGGCCCGGCCCTTCGTGGGGGCGTCGATCGCGGTGATCCGCGGCGACCGGGTCCTGCTCGCGGCGCGGGCCAACGAGCCGATGCGCGGCGTCTGGACGCTGCCGGGCGGCCTCGTGGAGGCGGGCGAATCCCTGGCCGAGGCGGCCCTGCGCGAACTGTCCGAGGAGGTCGGCCTGCTCGCGGAAGTGGTCGGCGTGCTCTCGCCCACCGAGATCATCGTCCGCGACGAGGCCGGCCGGGCCCGGCATCACTACGTCGTCCACCCGCACGCCGCCCTGTGGCGCGGCGGCGAGCCCGTTGCCGGTCCCGAGGCCCTGGGCACCCGGTGGGCGACGCTCGCGGAGGTCGCGACCCTTCCGACCACCCCCGGCTTGGTCGACACCCTGCGCGAGGCCTTCGCGCGGGTGGCGGCCCGGGGCGCGGACGGGAGCGCGGACGGGGGCCCGGACCGCGCAGGGATGCAGGGCGAGGGGGCGACGGCGTGA
- a CDS encoding TIGR02301 family protein, which yields MRRPTTLLCLLALPSLLVLLAGPVSAPAQAQQRSGRSGAPAKEAAKEPPKEATAPADVPAPYDRDLMRMSEIIGALAFLRNLCAAPDAADWPARMKALIDSEGVTPARRDRLAGAYNRGYRGYALTYRVCTPAAHEAAARYVAEGDRLSHALAGRFGG from the coding sequence GTGAGGCGCCCCACGACCCTCCTGTGCCTGCTGGCGCTCCCGTCCCTGCTGGTGCTCCTGGCCGGCCCGGTCTCCGCGCCGGCCCAGGCGCAGCAGCGCTCCGGCCGGAGCGGCGCGCCCGCCAAGGAAGCCGCGAAGGAGCCACCCAAGGAGGCGACCGCCCCCGCGGACGTGCCCGCGCCCTACGACCGCGACCTGATGCGCATGTCCGAGATCATCGGCGCCCTGGCGTTCCTGCGGAACCTCTGCGCGGCCCCGGACGCGGCCGACTGGCCGGCGCGCATGAAGGCGCTGATCGACTCTGAGGGCGTGACCCCGGCCCGCCGCGACAGGCTGGCCGGCGCCTACAACCGCGGCTACCGCGGCTACGCGCTGACCTACCGGGTCTGCACGCCCGCGGCCCACGAGGCGGCCGCCCGGTACGTCGCCGAGGGCGACCGGCTGTCGCACGCCCTGGCCGGGCGTTTCGGAGGGTGA